In Methanobacterium sp., the DNA window TCAGAGATTCCTTCTTCAGAAGCATCTCTTAATTTTTCAGTACCACCTATAAAAACAACAGCAACAATTTCATTGTGCTCTATATTATCAAGCATGTCTAGAGCAGACTTTGTAACAGGCAAATAATGTTCTCCATCAACTAAACATATCATTTTCCTTAAACTTTTCATAAACATACCAGCCCTATGTTATAATTAGAATATTTCCAATTTACGAAGTTAATATGCATCTATTTTAAATCAATAGAATTAGATTATTTCTAAATTTCTATTTCTTTCATATTTTAGGACATTATCCTCATGCATGCGAATTATTTCCTTTCTTGACCGTTTAGCAAGTTCTGATAAGCCATTAACAACATTTGTGGGTGCTGCACCGTTATTCTTCCTGGCTAGTACCTCAGAAATTGAACTTGATAATACAAAAATAGCATATTTATGTTCGGCTTTTGTCCTGTGAATATGATGAGGACTTATATTAAGGCGGAAATATTCCTCGCATTCGTCTTTAACTTCGTATCCATCTTCTAAATATTTTAAAACATATACTAAAAACTGGTGTATTTGTATAAGCTCATCTTTATACATATTTACCGTGCCCCTCCGTTTATCAATCTGAAATTAAATTGCATGCTTTAGATATATTGTGTTGTATGCAACATCTAAAA includes these proteins:
- a CDS encoding UPF0058 family protein, which gives rise to MYKDELIQIHQFLVYVLKYLEDGYEVKDECEEYFRLNISPHHIHRTKAEHKYAIFVLSSSISEVLARKNNGAAPTNVVNGLSELAKRSRKEIIRMHEDNVLKYERNRNLEII